The sequence GCGTGGGCGAGCTTCGTTGACGGTTAAGGTGCGTCCGCCAAAGTCTTTGTTGTTTGTGGCTTCAATAGCTGCCTCTACGTTTTCTGCAGGGACGTCCACGAATCCAAAGCCTCGTCCTTCGACGATGCGTACTTCAGTAACTGGGCCATAAGGCGCAAAGAAATCGCTGAGCACTTGCTCAGTCACGCTGTAGGGCAAATTGCCTACATAAAGGGATTTGGTTGCCAAGATATTCCTCTTTTCGGGGTTTTACCCCGTGGTCTAAGATATGCAGTCTGGCCTAAGGCTTCACTACACGGAACCGCTGGATCCCGAGTACAGGATTGTCCGTTATACAGAAGA is a genomic window of bacterium containing:
- a CDS encoding RNA-binding protein; this encodes MATKSLYVGNLPYSVTEQVLSDFFAPYGPVTEVRIVEGRGFGFVDVPAENVEAAIEATNNKDFGGRTLTVNEARPR